Proteins encoded in a region of the Brevundimonas vesicularis genome:
- the rpoC gene encoding DNA-directed RNA polymerase subunit beta' — translation MNQEVLNIFNPVPVTPTFDQIKIALASPEKIRSWSFGEIKKPETINYRTFKPERDGLFCARIFGPTKDYECLCGKYKRMKYKGIICEKCGVEVTLARVRRERMGHIDLAAPVAHIWFLKSLPSRISLMLDMALKDVERVLYFENYIVTEPGLTPLKQNQLLTEDEFYRYQEEFGDDGFTAEIGAEAVRNLLMGIDLNAEAEKHRAELADNPSEMKAKKASKRLKLIEAFLESGNKPEWMILTIVPVIPPELRPLVPLDGGRFATSDLNDLYRRVINRNNRLKRLMELRAPDIIIRNEKRMLQESVDALFDNGRRGRVITGANKRPLKSLADMLKGKQGRFRQNLLGKRVDYSGRSVITVGPELKLHECGLPKKMALELFKPFIYARLDAKGLSGTVKQSKRMVEREQPAVWDILDEVIREHPVLLNRAPTLHRLGIQAFEPKLIEGKAIRLHPLVCTAFNADFDGDQMAVHVPLSLEAQLEARVLMMSTNNILSPANGKPIIVPSQDIVLGLYYLSLVKDGEPGEGKLFANIGEIDAALDAKVVTLHTRIKARWTEQDAEGNEVTKVIDTTPGRMKLAALLPRNPNVGYRLLEKNLTKKEIGNLIDVVYRHCGQKATVIFADQMMGLGFREAAKAGISFGKDDIVIPAKKVELVAETRTQVEEYEQQYADGLITRGEKYNKVVDAWSKATDRIADAMMGEIAQPRVLIEGENPDINSVFMMANSGARGSQAQMKQLGGMRGLMAKPSGEIIETPITSNFKEGLTVLEYFNSTHGARKGLADTALKTANSGYLTRRLVDVAQDSIVTEQDCGSTRGITLRAVMEGGDVLVSLGQRILGRYAAEDIKEPGTDTVLFPADTYLVEEVAEAVEAAGVQSVKVRSALTCEAEAGICAHCYGRDLARGTNVNIGEAVGVIAAQSIGEPGTQLTMRTFHIGGTAQVAETSFMEATNAGTAKVTGPTVVAAHGDLVAMSRNVIVTVVVDGKDRETHKAPYGARIRVKDGDEVKKNQRLAEWDPYTTPILTEVGGVVRFEDLVEGLSVKEETDEATGIAQRVVSDWRASPRGSDLRPAMGVTLGDAYAKLSSGSDARYLLPVGAVLSVSNGDEVKPGEIIARVPTEGAKTRDITGGLPRVAELFEARRPKDCAVIAEMDGRVEFGRDYKNKRRIKITPEVNADGVQGEPVEFLIPKGKHISVHDGDLIQKGDYIIDGNPDPHDLLRIQGVEALAEYLVNEVQEVYRLQGVPINDKHIEVIVRQMLQKVEVLDSGETTLIRGDTVEVAEAVLENAKVEKRGGRLATTQPVLLGITKASLQTRSFISAASFQETTRVLTDASVHGKKDMLEGLKENVIVGRLIPAGTGAYLRSLQKIANERDAELTSALEEAIEPLPADLQLELESSES, via the coding sequence ATGAACCAGGAAGTCCTGAACATCTTCAACCCGGTCCCGGTCACCCCGACCTTCGACCAGATCAAGATCGCCCTGGCCTCGCCCGAGAAGATCCGTTCGTGGTCGTTCGGCGAGATCAAGAAGCCGGAAACCATCAACTACCGTACGTTCAAGCCCGAGCGTGACGGCCTGTTCTGCGCGCGTATCTTTGGCCCGACCAAGGACTACGAATGCCTGTGCGGCAAGTACAAGCGCATGAAGTACAAGGGCATCATCTGCGAGAAGTGCGGCGTCGAAGTCACCCTGGCCCGCGTTCGCCGCGAGCGCATGGGTCACATCGACCTGGCTGCGCCGGTCGCCCACATCTGGTTCCTGAAGTCGCTGCCCAGCCGCATCTCGCTGATGCTGGACATGGCGCTGAAGGACGTCGAGCGCGTCCTGTACTTCGAAAACTACATCGTCACCGAGCCGGGCCTGACCCCGCTGAAGCAGAACCAACTGCTGACGGAAGACGAGTTCTATCGCTACCAGGAAGAGTTCGGCGATGACGGCTTCACCGCCGAGATCGGCGCCGAGGCCGTCCGCAACCTGCTGATGGGCATCGACCTGAACGCGGAAGCTGAAAAGCACCGCGCCGAGCTGGCCGACAATCCCTCGGAAATGAAGGCCAAGAAGGCGTCCAAGCGCCTGAAGCTGATCGAGGCCTTCCTGGAATCGGGCAACAAGCCCGAGTGGATGATTCTGACGATCGTGCCGGTCATTCCGCCGGAACTGCGTCCGCTGGTGCCGCTGGACGGCGGTCGTTTCGCGACCTCCGACCTGAACGACCTGTATCGCCGCGTCATCAACCGCAACAACCGCCTGAAGCGCCTGATGGAACTGCGCGCGCCGGACATCATCATCCGTAACGAAAAGCGGATGCTGCAGGAGTCCGTCGACGCCCTGTTCGACAACGGCCGACGCGGTCGCGTGATCACGGGCGCCAACAAGCGTCCGCTGAAGTCGCTGGCCGACATGCTGAAGGGCAAGCAAGGTCGCTTCCGTCAGAACCTGCTGGGCAAGCGCGTCGACTATTCGGGTCGTTCGGTCATCACCGTGGGTCCGGAACTGAAGCTGCACGAGTGCGGCCTGCCCAAGAAGATGGCGCTGGAGCTGTTCAAGCCGTTCATCTATGCGCGCCTGGACGCCAAGGGCCTGTCGGGCACCGTCAAGCAATCCAAGCGCATGGTCGAGCGTGAGCAGCCCGCCGTTTGGGACATCCTGGACGAGGTCATCCGCGAGCACCCGGTTCTACTGAACCGCGCGCCGACGCTTCACCGTCTGGGCATCCAGGCGTTCGAGCCCAAGCTGATCGAGGGCAAGGCCATCCGCCTGCACCCGCTGGTCTGCACCGCCTTCAACGCCGACTTCGACGGCGACCAGATGGCCGTTCACGTCCCGCTGAGCCTCGAGGCCCAGCTGGAAGCGCGCGTCCTGATGATGTCGACCAACAACATCCTGTCGCCCGCCAACGGCAAGCCTATCATCGTGCCGTCGCAGGACATCGTCTTGGGGCTGTACTATCTGTCGCTGGTCAAGGACGGCGAGCCGGGTGAAGGCAAGCTGTTCGCCAACATCGGCGAGATCGATGCGGCGCTGGACGCCAAGGTCGTCACCCTGCACACGCGCATCAAGGCGCGCTGGACGGAACAGGACGCCGAAGGCAATGAGGTGACCAAGGTCATCGACACCACGCCGGGCCGGATGAAGCTGGCGGCTCTGCTGCCGCGTAATCCGAACGTCGGCTATCGCCTGCTCGAGAAGAACCTGACCAAGAAGGAAATCGGCAATCTGATCGACGTGGTCTATCGCCACTGCGGTCAGAAGGCGACGGTCATCTTCGCTGACCAGATGATGGGCCTGGGCTTCCGCGAAGCCGCCAAGGCCGGCATTTCGTTCGGCAAGGACGACATCGTGATCCCGGCCAAGAAGGTCGAGCTGGTCGCCGAGACCCGCACTCAGGTCGAGGAGTACGAGCAACAGTACGCCGACGGCCTGATCACGCGCGGCGAGAAGTACAACAAGGTGGTGGACGCCTGGTCCAAGGCCACGGACCGGATCGCCGACGCCATGATGGGCGAGATCGCGCAACCGCGCGTGCTGATCGAGGGTGAAAACCCCGACATCAACTCGGTCTTCATGATGGCCAACTCCGGCGCCCGTGGTTCGCAGGCCCAGATGAAGCAACTGGGCGGCATGCGCGGCCTGATGGCCAAGCCGTCCGGCGAGATCATCGAGACGCCGATCACCTCGAACTTCAAGGAAGGCCTGACCGTCCTTGAATACTTCAACTCCACCCACGGCGCCCGTAAGGGTCTGGCCGACACTGCGCTGAAGACCGCCAACTCGGGTTACCTGACCCGCCGTCTGGTGGACGTGGCGCAGGACTCCATCGTCACCGAGCAGGATTGCGGCTCGACGCGCGGCATCACCCTGCGTGCGGTGATGGAAGGCGGCGACGTGCTGGTCTCGCTGGGTCAGCGCATCCTGGGTCGCTATGCGGCCGAGGACATCAAGGAGCCGGGCACGGATACCGTCCTGTTCCCCGCCGACACCTATCTGGTGGAAGAAGTCGCCGAGGCCGTCGAGGCTGCGGGCGTCCAGTCGGTCAAGGTCCGTTCGGCCCTGACCTGCGAGGCCGAAGCCGGGATCTGCGCCCACTGCTACGGCCGTGACCTGGCGCGCGGCACCAACGTCAACATCGGCGAAGCGGTCGGCGTCATCGCCGCCCAGTCGATCGGCGAGCCGGGCACCCAGCTGACGATGCGGACCTTCCACATCGGCGGCACGGCTCAGGTGGCGGAAACCTCCTTCATGGAGGCGACCAACGCCGGTACGGCCAAGGTGACCGGCCCGACCGTCGTCGCGGCCCACGGCGATCTGGTGGCCATGAGCCGCAACGTCATCGTGACCGTGGTGGTGGACGGCAAGGACCGCGAGACGCACAAGGCTCCTTATGGCGCCCGCATCCGCGTCAAGGACGGCGACGAGGTCAAGAAGAACCAGCGCCTGGCGGAGTGGGACCCCTACACCACCCCGATCCTGACGGAAGTCGGCGGCGTCGTGCGCTTCGAGGACCTAGTCGAAGGCCTGTCGGTCAAGGAAGAAACCGACGAAGCGACGGGCATCGCCCAGCGCGTCGTCAGCGACTGGCGCGCCAGCCCGCGCGGCTCGGACCTGCGTCCGGCCATGGGCGTCACCCTGGGCGACGCCTACGCCAAGCTGTCTTCCGGTTCGGACGCCCGCTATCTGCTGCCCGTGGGCGCGGTTCTGTCCGTGTCGAACGGCGATGAGGTCAAGCCGGGCGAGATCATCGCTCGCGTTCCGACCGAAGGCGCCAAGACCCGCGACATCACCGGCGGTCTGCCGCGCGTCGCCGAACTGTTCGAAGCTCGCCGTCCGAAGGACTGCGCGGTCATCGCCGAGATGGATGGTCGCGTCGAATTCGGCCGCGACTACAAGAACAAGCGCCGCATCAAGATCACGCCGGAAGTCAACGCCGACGGCGTGCAGGGCGAACCGGTCGAGTTCCTGATCCCGAAGGGCAAGCACATCTCCGTCCACGACGGCGATCTGATCCAGAAGGGCGACTACATCATCGACGGCAACCCGGATCCGCACGATCTGCTGCGCATTCAGGGCGTCGAAGCGCTGGCCGAGTATCTGGTGAACGAAGTGCAGGAGGTCTATCGACTGCAGGGCGTGCCGATCAACGACAAGCACATCGAAGTCATCGTGCGTCAGATGCTGCAGAAGGTGGAAGTGCTGGATTCGGGTGAAACCACCTTGATCCGCGGCGACACCGTCGAAGTCGCCGAAGCCGTTCTGGAAAACGCCAAGGTCGAGAAGCGTGGCGGCCGTCTGGCCACCACCCAGCCCGTCCTGCTGGGCATCACCAAGGCGTCGCTGCAAACCCGCAGCTTCATCTCGGCGGCGTCCTTCCAAGAGACCACTCGCGTCCTCACCGACGCCTCGGTCCACGGCAAGAAGGACATGCTGGAAGGCCTGAAGGAAAACGTCATCGTCGGCCGCCTGATCCCGGCCGGCACCGGCGCCTACCTGCGCAGCCTGCAGAAGATCGCCAACGAGCGGGATGCAGAACTGACCTCGGCTCTGGAAGAGGCGATCGAGCCGCTGCCGGCCGATCTGCAACTGGAGCTGGAGAGCAGCGAGAGCTGA
- the rpoB gene encoding DNA-directed RNA polymerase subunit beta, which produces MTDVAHDLAINGQIASATSFTGKKRIRKSFGRIPEAIAMPNLIEVQRASYEQFLQREVRPGVRKEQGIEAVFKSVFPIKDFNERAILEYVSYEFEEPKYDVEECIQRDMTYAAPLKVKLRLIVFETDEETGARSVKDIKEQDVYMGDIPLMTDKGTFIVNGTERVIVSQMHRSPGVFFDHDKGKTHSSGKLLFAARVIPYRGSWLDFEFDAKDVVYVRIDRRRKLPATTFLMGLGMDGEEILKTFYETVPYEKRGEGWVTPYKAERWRGVKPEFDLIDADTGEVVAQAGQKISARAAKKLGETTTSLSLAADALVTKYLANDAVNFETGEIFAEAGDELDAPTIEVLEQNGFTTIEVLDIDHVTVGAYMRNTLRVDKNDNREDALFDVYRVMRPGEPPTPEAAEAMFNSLFFDSERYDLSAVGRVKMNMRLESPEVSDEIRVLRKEDVLKVLQILVGLKDGRGEIDDIDNLGNRRVRSVGELLENQYRVGLLRMERAIKERMSSVDIDTVMPHDLINAKPAAAAVREFFGSSQLSQFMDQTNPLSEITHKRRLSALGPGGLTRERAGFEVRDVHPTHYGRICPIETPEGPNIGLINSLATHARVNKYGFIESPYRRVKDGQAQGEVVYISAMEESKYTIAQANIELKNGQIVEDLVPGRINGESQLLNKDAVDMMDVSPKQVVSVAAALIPFLENDDANRALMGANMQRQAVPLVQSDAPLVGTGMEAVVAVDSGAVVVARRDGVVEQIDGTRIVVRATGDVDAARSGVDIYRLSKFQRSNQSTCINQRPIVRVGDQVKGGDVIADGPSTDLGELALGRNALVAFMPWNGYNFEDSILISERIVRDDVFTSIHLEEFEVAARDTKLGPEEITRDIPNVGEEALRNLDEAGIVAIGAEVQPGDILVGKVTPKGESPMTPEEKLLRAIFGEKASDVRDTSLRLPPGVAGTIVDVRVFNRHGVDKDERAMAIERAEIERLGKDRDDELKILERNVYGRLKPLIVGKNAVSGPKGIGRGELTEEKLAEVSRGLWWQIALDDEKAMGELEAMKRQFEDARKQLDRRFEDKVEKLQRGDELPPGVMKMVKVFVAVKRKLQPGDKMAGRHGNKGVISKILPIEDMPHLEDGTHVDVVLNPLGVPSRMNIGQIFETHLGWAAAGLGKQISGLLEAWQAGGQKQALIDRLTHIYGEETPLPQDEEELIELAKNLSKGVPFATPVFDGAHIGDIERLLEEAGLNKSAQSILYDGQTGEQFKRPVTVGYIYMLKLHHLVDDKIHARSIGPYSLVTQQPLGGKAQFGGQRFGEMEVWALEAYGAAYTLQEMLTVKSDDVAGRTKVYEAIVRGDDSFEAGIPESFNVLIKEMRSLGLNVELGNS; this is translated from the coding sequence ATGACTGACGTCGCCCACGATCTCGCCATCAACGGTCAGATCGCTTCCGCCACCTCGTTCACCGGCAAGAAGCGCATCCGCAAATCCTTCGGGCGTATCCCTGAAGCGATCGCGATGCCGAACCTGATCGAGGTTCAGCGCGCTTCCTACGAACAGTTCCTGCAGCGCGAGGTCCGTCCGGGCGTCCGCAAGGAGCAGGGCATCGAGGCGGTCTTCAAGTCGGTGTTCCCGATCAAGGACTTCAACGAACGCGCCATCCTGGAATACGTCTCGTACGAGTTCGAAGAGCCGAAGTACGACGTCGAGGAGTGCATTCAGCGCGACATGACCTATGCCGCGCCGCTGAAGGTCAAGCTGCGCCTGATCGTGTTCGAAACCGACGAGGAAACGGGAGCCCGTTCGGTCAAGGACATCAAGGAGCAGGACGTCTACATGGGCGACATTCCGCTCATGACGGATAAGGGCACCTTCATCGTCAACGGCACCGAGCGCGTGATCGTCTCGCAGATGCACCGTTCGCCGGGCGTCTTCTTCGACCACGACAAGGGCAAGACGCACTCCTCGGGCAAGCTGCTGTTCGCCGCCCGCGTGATCCCGTACCGCGGCTCGTGGCTCGACTTCGAGTTCGACGCCAAGGACGTGGTCTATGTCCGCATCGACCGCCGCCGCAAGCTGCCCGCCACGACCTTCCTGATGGGTCTGGGCATGGACGGCGAAGAAATCCTGAAGACCTTCTATGAGACCGTGCCTTACGAGAAGCGCGGCGAAGGCTGGGTCACTCCTTACAAGGCCGAGCGCTGGCGCGGGGTTAAGCCGGAGTTCGACCTGATTGACGCCGACACCGGCGAAGTGGTCGCACAGGCCGGTCAGAAGATCAGCGCCCGCGCCGCCAAGAAGCTGGGCGAGACGACGACCTCGCTGTCGCTGGCCGCCGACGCTCTGGTCACCAAGTATCTGGCCAATGACGCCGTCAACTTCGAGACCGGCGAAATCTTCGCCGAGGCCGGCGACGAACTGGACGCCCCGACCATCGAAGTGCTGGAGCAAAACGGCTTCACCACCATCGAAGTGCTGGACATCGACCACGTCACGGTCGGCGCCTACATGCGCAACACCCTGCGCGTCGACAAGAACGACAACCGCGAGGACGCCCTGTTCGACGTCTATCGCGTGATGCGTCCGGGCGAGCCGCCCACCCCGGAAGCCGCCGAGGCCATGTTCAACTCGCTGTTCTTCGACAGCGAACGCTACGACCTGTCGGCCGTCGGCCGGGTCAAGATGAACATGCGTCTGGAAAGCCCCGAGGTCTCCGACGAGATCCGCGTCCTGCGCAAGGAAGACGTGCTGAAGGTGCTGCAGATCCTGGTCGGCCTGAAGGACGGCCGCGGCGAGATCGACGACATCGACAACCTGGGCAACCGCCGGGTCCGTTCGGTCGGCGAGCTGCTGGAAAACCAGTACCGCGTCGGTCTGCTGCGGATGGAGCGCGCCATCAAGGAGCGCATGTCCTCGGTCGATATCGACACGGTCATGCCGCACGACCTGATCAACGCCAAGCCGGCCGCCGCCGCGGTTCGCGAGTTCTTCGGTTCGTCGCAGCTGTCGCAGTTCATGGACCAGACGAACCCGCTGTCGGAAATCACCCACAAGCGTCGTCTGTCGGCGCTTGGCCCGGGCGGTCTGACGCGTGAGCGCGCGGGCTTCGAAGTCCGCGACGTGCACCCGACCCACTACGGCCGCATCTGCCCGATCGAAACGCCGGAAGGCCCGAACATCGGCCTGATCAACTCGCTGGCCACCCACGCGCGCGTCAACAAGTACGGCTTCATCGAGAGCCCGTACCGTCGCGTGAAGGACGGCCAGGCCCAGGGCGAGGTGGTCTACATCTCGGCCATGGAAGAGTCGAAGTACACGATCGCCCAAGCCAACATCGAACTGAAGAACGGCCAGATCGTCGAGGACCTGGTCCCCGGCCGGATCAACGGTGAATCCCAGCTCCTGAACAAGGATGCCGTGGACATGATGGACGTGTCGCCGAAACAGGTCGTTTCGGTCGCTGCGGCCCTGATCCCGTTCCTGGAAAACGACGACGCCAACCGCGCGCTGATGGGCGCCAACATGCAGCGTCAGGCCGTGCCTCTGGTGCAGTCGGACGCGCCGCTGGTCGGCACGGGCATGGAAGCGGTCGTGGCCGTGGACTCCGGCGCCGTCGTGGTCGCCCGTCGTGACGGCGTCGTCGAACAGATCGACGGCACCCGGATCGTCGTGCGCGCCACCGGCGACGTGGACGCCGCCCGCTCGGGCGTCGACATCTACCGCCTGTCGAAGTTCCAGCGTTCGAACCAGTCGACCTGCATCAACCAGCGTCCGATCGTGCGCGTGGGCGATCAGGTGAAGGGCGGCGACGTCATCGCCGACGGCCCGTCGACGGACCTGGGCGAACTGGCTCTGGGCCGCAACGCCCTGGTCGCCTTCATGCCCTGGAACGGCTACAACTTCGAAGACTCCATCCTGATCTCCGAGCGCATCGTGCGCGACGACGTCTTCACCTCGATCCACCTGGAAGAGTTCGAAGTCGCCGCCCGCGATACGAAGCTTGGCCCTGAGGAAATCACGCGCGACATTCCCAACGTCGGCGAGGAAGCCCTGCGCAACCTCGACGAAGCGGGCATCGTGGCCATCGGCGCCGAGGTCCAGCCGGGCGACATCCTGGTCGGCAAGGTGACGCCGAAGGGTGAAAGCCCGATGACGCCGGAAGAGAAGCTGCTGCGCGCCATCTTCGGCGAGAAGGCTTCGGACGTGCGCGACACCTCCCTGCGCCTGCCGCCCGGCGTCGCCGGCACGATCGTCGACGTTCGCGTCTTCAACCGTCACGGCGTCGACAAGGACGAGCGCGCCATGGCGATCGAACGCGCCGAGATCGAACGTCTGGGCAAGGACCGCGACGACGAGCTCAAGATCCTCGAGCGCAACGTCTATGGCCGCCTGAAGCCGCTGATCGTGGGCAAGAACGCCGTGTCGGGGCCCAAGGGCATCGGCCGTGGCGAACTGACCGAAGAGAAGCTGGCCGAGGTCAGCCGTGGTCTGTGGTGGCAGATCGCCCTGGATGACGAAAAGGCCATGGGCGAGCTGGAAGCGATGAAGCGCCAGTTCGAGGACGCTCGCAAACAACTGGACCGTCGTTTCGAAGACAAGGTCGAGAAGCTACAGCGCGGCGACGAACTGCCCCCCGGCGTGATGAAGATGGTCAAGGTCTTCGTGGCCGTGAAGCGCAAGCTTCAGCCCGGCGACAAGATGGCCGGCCGTCACGGCAACAAGGGCGTCATCTCCAAGATCCTGCCGATCGAGGACATGCCGCACCTGGAAGACGGCACGCACGTCGACGTCGTTCTGAACCCGCTGGGCGTGCCTTCGCGCATGAACATCGGTCAGATCTTCGAAACCCACTTGGGTTGGGCCGCCGCCGGTCTGGGCAAGCAAATCTCCGGTCTGCTGGAAGCCTGGCAAGCGGGTGGTCAGAAGCAGGCGCTGATCGATCGTCTGACGCATATATACGGCGAGGAAACCCCTCTGCCGCAGGATGAGGAAGAACTGATCGAACTGGCGAAGAACCTGTCCAAGGGCGTGCCCTTCGCGACCCCGGTCTTCGACGGTGCGCACATCGGCGACATCGAGCGTCTGCTGGAAGAGGCGGGGCTGAACAAGTCGGCCCAGTCGATCCTGTACGACGGTCAGACCGGCGAGCAGTTCAAGCGTCCGGTCACGGTCGGCTACATCTACATGCTGAAGCTGCACCACCTGGTCGACGACAAGATCCACGCCCGCTCCATCGGCCCGTACTCGCTGGTCACCCAGCAGCCGTTGGGCGGCAAGGCGCAGTTCGGCGGCCAGCGCTTCGGGGAAATGGAGGTCTGGGCTCTGGAAGCTTACGGCGCCGCCTACACCCTGCAGGAGATGCTGACGGTGAAGTCCGACGACGTGGCCGGCCGGACCAAGGTCTACGAGGCCATCGTCCGTGGCGACGACAGCTTCGAGGCCGGCATTCCCGAGAGCTTCAACGTGCTCATCAAGGAAATGCGTTCGCTGGGTCTGAACGTGGAGCTGGGGAACAGCTGA
- a CDS encoding FKBP-type peptidyl-prolyl cis-trans isomerase gives MTRIALPLLAALALSSCATHREPVTYAETASAAARAADQVNGQGALTPQQAWDAGNTAYLAWNGARHGWTTTESGLQYRRVGRAHPEGAQPEATDTVKVHYRGTFIDGREFDSSYARNEPAEFPLNRVIKGWTEGVALMRVGEIYEFVIPASLGYGSRWVGGDELPPNSTLRFSVELLDVKPG, from the coding sequence ATGACACGGATCGCCCTGCCCCTTCTCGCCGCTCTCGCCCTCTCCTCCTGCGCCACCCATCGCGAGCCGGTGACCTATGCCGAGACGGCTTCGGCCGCCGCGCGCGCCGCCGATCAGGTTAATGGCCAGGGCGCCCTGACGCCGCAGCAGGCCTGGGACGCCGGCAATACCGCCTACCTCGCCTGGAACGGCGCCCGGCACGGCTGGACCACCACCGAAAGCGGTCTGCAGTACCGCCGCGTCGGCAGGGCCCACCCCGAGGGCGCTCAGCCCGAGGCGACCGACACGGTCAAGGTCCACTATCGCGGCACCTTCATTGACGGGCGCGAGTTCGACAGTTCCTACGCCCGCAATGAACCGGCCGAGTTCCCGCTGAATCGCGTCATCAAGGGCTGGACCGAGGGCGTGGCCCTGATGCGCGTCGGGGAAATCTACGAGTTCGTCATCCCCGCCTCGCTGGGCTACGGCTCGCGCTGGGTCGGCGGCGACGAACTGCCCCCCAACTCCACCCTGCGCTTCTCGGTCGAACTGCTGGACGTCAAGCCGGGTTGA